Part of the Elgaria multicarinata webbii isolate HBS135686 ecotype San Diego chromosome 5, rElgMul1.1.pri, whole genome shotgun sequence genome, ACACGGAGAGCCCCTGCAGACAGAGGAGGCTCTCCGCTTCAGACAGTCGCCCTCCACATGTACAGGGCAATGAAACATGACAAGAAACAttcaataatgtattagttttatacatgtttttaatcagttttatgtattttatagtatttttgtattcaatgttgttccctgcctccatccagagggagaggcaggtaagaaataaacagatgaggaggaggaggaggaggaggaggaggaggaggaggaggagaggggcagggctgaagcattccctcccctcacGTGTTTACACTATTCAGGTTTAAAATAGCTGAATAGGGTTTAGTGCTTCATCACATACTGACACTTGATCAGTTCCCTGTACTACTGGAATGTCATTTGTGAGAACATGATGAAACTTGAGCAGATCTAACACAGCAAAAGTGACAAAGCACTATAGAGAaggcttctccaatctggtgtcctccagatgttttggactacaatctccATAAGCCACAGGCAGCACAGTCAATGGTCAGGGGTGGTAGGAATTGTAGTCCTAAACttatggagggcaccacattggggaaggctggtatagagcaACATCTGCAACAAAAAACCTCAATACCTGAGAGAGCAACGGCACAATCCACAAAAAAGTCTTACGTCCATTGTTAATGCCCAATCATTTGGCCAGATTCTTGGAAACACTCCTGGCAGATTGGGACTACAGAGTGAAATGGAGTTGTTCATTGCCAAATTTTCTAAAGCGCCTCTGTAAGATTCTATTTGCAAAATCAACCCTACAAAAAGTtcacttaggctgcaaccctatgtatacttacctgggagtaacgcCCTTtcaacacagtggaacttactcctgagtaaacatgcaatggATTGTGCTGTTATTCATAGTTTTATGTAGGAACTTTCTCAGAGGTTGTACAAATCTGAACATGACTATCTGGTCTTTCCCCTGCTTATTTAAAAAAGGTAAACCAGTGAACATTTTGCTTGCAAAATACCCACACTGAACCCAAACTTACAAAAGTGGCACACATGTGCAAAAATCTGTAAGATATACTTACAATATGGCCAAACAACTTAGTATCTCCCTTACGGAGATCCTTATCCTAACAAGTTACATTTTACTCTCTTGTACAGTATGAATCAAATATCATTGAACACCCTGTATTGCTGTATCCCTGCAATGAATCTGCCACTAGAGGGTGCCCATAGCCAGAATATGTAGGTTATGTAGTGAACATTTCTCATAATATTATGAAGTTGGGGGGAAATAGCCTTTATCCAAAAAGGATACAGCTTACTatggaaattttaaaagagcGTGCTTCCAGACAGCGGGCTCCTGGCATCTGGAAACAaccagtgtgtgcactgcttCCTTTCTTTCACCCAAGCAAAGGCTATACGGTCAAGAGAGATCAGATCTTGTACCAGGAGCCTCAGACATCTGAAGACGTTGATGAAGACATCCATGTCATTCAGGCAATCTTAAGTAGAGGCCAAGGCTATTACTACGATAAAGGTTCTGTGGTTGGGAAAGGAGAATGTTAGCTACACCACTTTGGTTCTTTTACTCTTCAGAACCTGATTGCTCTCGGCCTGTTATACATGCCTAACAATGGCATTATATCAGTCCATGGGTCTGAACATGGCAGGAACATAGTAGACTGCCTTACACAGAGTCAGATCATTTCTCCATCTATAGCTTAGTTttgtctacagcagccttccccaacatggcttccctccagatgtgctggactacaattcccatcctcaCTGTAAGGCCCTTGGATTTTACATCTGACAGCTCTAATTTAGACGTTCCTATGATGGCTGTAGTCATAATTACAAACACCAAAGGAAATGATATAGGTTTTATCACCATCATCTGTGAAGAAATAACTTATTTCAGATAGGCTTGCAATTGACCCAGCCAGAAATCATTCCtgcaattcttttaaaataataatatattttttttaaaaaaaaaaaggaagaggagaagtcAGGTCACCAATCCATATTGTTCAACAGCAAGCATAGTTGGAAAAAGTCCAGACAAATGGATCCCAGGAACTCAAGCCAGACTTTATCTAGAAGACGTGATGAGTATGATTGGGCTATACTTTGCTatttatccattttttaaaaggtggtgctTGGCATACTATGTTGATGGAACTTGACATAATGTATTCCCAAGTAACCCAACAGACCTTTCAAATTAAACATGGAATCAGCAAAAAGAGCAGCTTGAGCAAATTGCTACTTTGAAAGGATTCATGGCTTGTTTGCTGCCGCATTTGCCTTTGTGCTCTGATACCAATGGCGAAAGGAGCCTGAACAAAGCTAAAGATCCGAAAGcggaggttgggggtggggagcacaggTAAAAGTGGCAGCTTCACCACCATGTTTGGACACAAGGACAACATGCCATGGATACATGCTCACCTGACACACATATCTGCTTCGTATTTCTTCCCATAAAGGATTCCTAGTAAGGATGGGTTCTTGTTTCCTCTGAAGTTTAACGTCACATCATACACTGCTGAAACTATTCCAAGCAAGATGAGATAGTCATTATTTCAGTCTTCAGACTGCTAGAATTCAACATTTTGTATTATGTTAAAGCCCACAGACAAGCACATAATTCTCCAAACACGCTGCTCTACTGGTCACGCGGTGTAttaccaaaaacaacaactgcactgCAACTTTAACAGCACTAAATGGACCAGGGTCAGTCACACTCATTGCACTTGCTGGGCAGGTATATGCTCCCTACAACTTTTAGTGCTGGTCCTTTCATAAGGCCAATCCACAAACCCTATTCCACATTCCTTTCTCTATGTAGGCTAAACATGTAAGGAAGGAGAATGTGCTAGCCCCGCCCCATCCCCACACGTTTCCATTGCCCGCTACATGTGGAGGGCAATAGTCTGAAAAGGGGAGCCTCTTCTTTCTGTGGAAGCACTTCATGCAATCTGGAACACTAGAAAATCagcattcaaaatcacatggaaaGGCTCCACTTATAGAAGCTCTCCTTTTCAGAATGTCACCTTCCATGTGTAGAGGGAAGTGGAAATACACGAGGAGGAGTGGCTAGTGCTCTCCCTCCTCATGTGTTTAGCCTACACAGTAATAAATACCCGAATAAGGCTGCAGTCTGCCTGCAAACCAGGACTGAAAACCAGGGATTAATGATGATTTCCAATTCTGATTTGTGAGCAGACAATGGCTACAGTCAGAAgcaacactaaaccatagttcacTTGACTCCAACTTGCGCACTcccccttctcttctcctcctaTAGCATGGCAGTgaaaaagtggtatgaaatccaCTTCTGTTTTAAACTAATTGCAGTTTGTAGTTTCATCTCAACTAGGGCAACCAGTGGTTGGTTTAAACTATGATGTGTCCAAACAAACGaagatcaaactgtggtttccaATCCTGGCTTGTTCAGGCAAATCATAATTAAAGCCAGCTATAAAATGATAAGCAGAGGTTTATTTAAAGCAGAAGTCTTCTAGCAGCTCTGCCAAAGgagaagggggtggtggtgggtagcAAGCTCTTGCACATAATGCaaaactgtggtttagcatgatTGGAAGGTCTATGGGTTGTGCTAAGCACAGTTCACTGTGTTTGCATataacaacaaactatggtttgctgcaAGTTCAGTAATCATGGAATCAGAATGCACAAcaaaaagaggggaggaaaaggagaggaaggagtTCATGAGTCCAAGGCTCATGGCttggtgttacatctgaaccaagccGTAGTGTCAAACTGTAAGTTCTGCGAGTTCTACCCATTCTGCAACCAATAGGTGAGAAAGAACCCTGAGATTATGTATACAGAGGGGTAGATACTAATATGGTAACACATATTACCAGAGAAAGGACAATTACTTTAGACACAAAAAGGGAAAATTGGGACTTTAATGTATGATGTACTTATCAATCCTCACAAATATCCTGAATGGTTGGTTAACACTGTCTTGCAGAAAAGTAATTGAATATGAAATAGTGATTTATCCAGGACCACCCTACAAGGTCCTTCATTGAGATTCAATACTCAATACTTGTTACAGAATTCCAGTGACTCTGATATATTAAGTGCAATACAGGGAAAACTACATGTGTTTAAAGTGCTCCTGAAATCAACAGCATTTAAGCACTTAAATTGGAGCTTGACTCTTCTTGATTTCCACATCAGAAGGGAAAATGATTTCAAatgacagcatcatgtacattgatggtgctatataaataaataaataaataaataaataataataataataataataaatggcagaGGGAGGCTCTAGAATCATCACTGGACACTGTAAAAACCTGCTTTTAGAATATCTTAGCAGATGAACAATGGCATTAAAATGTGATTAATCATCCATCAGCAGAGAAGGGAACAAGGtgattttctagatccttttAGCTCCAacatctacagtactgctttgaTGTGTGTAGTTGATAAGACATAGTCAAGTATGTAACCCGTCAATAACATTTAGCCAGCCATCTGTCCTATTTAACAGCATTGCCTGTGTGGCATAACACAAAATTACACCTCACATGCATGCTGGGAGTGTTAATTAGGTAATGTTTGCGCACCACTTTAGAAATGTGAAGTGCTAAGTAGCATTATTAATTTCTCTGAATTCAAAGGGGAAGTACTCGGTGCATTAAGATTATTTACAAAATCAAATCTTAGCAATGTCAATAGAAATAGAGATTCTGCATTAAGAAAACCCTAGTGACCAATAGCAACAACTAATCTAAAACATAATTATTAATAAATACTGCAAACAAGGCCAAGGAAATAGATACCTGTTCCCCTGAGACACTGGACAGCAGTAGTGAAACCTTTGGTCCTGGGCAAAAGGTGATATTTGAGTGGAGGCAATCCTTTGGCTTCTGCCACCTCCATGCTGATACGATGTTTAGTCTCTGTAAAACGAGTTCCTTCACAATACAAGAGAAACTGTGGCACAGAACAAGAAGGGGAAACATCTGCATTACCATTCAAAGAGAAGGTGATGGTGCACGCGTGCGGCTAATTTAAGCAGACTGATATGACCCTGGATCTGAATTCAGAGACCTCTGCATCACAATGAGGACTGCAGGATACCAAAAGCCCAGATCCTCTCCCTAAGAATAATCTTCTCCTGGAAAAACTTCCACAGAGGGTAAGAGAGAGGAATCCTCGGAGGCTGTTTTTCTTCTATTGCCTGCCTAGAGGAATACCTCCCAACATACTTAAATACCAATAACTCCTCCCCAGAAATTCCCTCAGCTCCTGGCATCTCACCTTCACTACCACATCGGTCCCACTGCTACGAACAGGTAAACTAGGAGACTTAGCGCATGACCAGAGCATACATTTCAGAACCACAAGGCCATCTCTTTCCCTGGGAGATTCTTTCAAGGCCACACAACTCCCTGCAGCACATACTTTATTCCTCAGGAGGCTTCTGACCAccactctagaccagccttcctttggccacaactcccatcatcctcagacagcatggtgccaggttggggaaatctaaTCCAGACTATTTGCTTGCTGGCCTTAGTCATCTGTTTCCAATGTGTTCTGTCCAAAGCCCAGATATTTTGCCTGCCATTCCATCtccatgtacagcaccatatacattgatggtgctatataaataaataaataaataaataaataaataaataaataaataaataaataataataataataataatctcctgaCTTGAACTGTGTGGTGAGCTCTGTTGCTTGGTGGATGAACTTTGAATTCACCTATTGCTAGTATTTAAGGTACTCTTGAGAATGCTCCTCAGCCTCAAGTACAAGGTAGAGCCCCTCACCCCAGAACTCTTCAGGATGAGAACTCAGCCAAACATAGGATTTTCACACATGCTCAAAACATCTTCTTTACGGTCAGTGGGATGTAGGAAATATTACATATATTTGTTTCACTCCTCACAATGGGTTAGTGATATACATGTTGGCTTCCCAGCATGTACATTTAGAACAAAACATTCATATAGGCATTTGTGTGTGTTACCTTTCATTAAACTGCTAACTATATCCTTGTAAGACTGCCTGGAGTAATAGAGCAATGTTGCAAGGCAAATTCTGCAACATCCCTCACATTAAAATATGGTTTTGTACCATATGCAAATACGACCACCAACGTACGGTTGGAATGTCTTGAAATAAGCCATAAAAACTAAGGATTtaagacagtggttcccaaagtgggcagtaccgcccccttgggggaggtgggattgcatagggggggcgttaagaagcaagggggaggcaggggggcgctaagaggcaaaggggcagcaggggggagctcgaggtggtcttttccgagaaacacctctccagaaggtctcaaaacccagggacatttttatgggagaaggtagtttggtcccaagccatataggggaagaatccacatgtGTATTAATggtaatgaagagacataccctgcttggttcgctctcttttccctccctcccttggcaagtgcttcccatttaaaggggccaattgaactacaaaatgacattgagctgaagccaaagtttaagaaatcgtaccaggagttttggttacagaaggaaatttctgatcgctatcctgcgctacggagagtggttcagaagctcctggttgcatttccaacatcatatttggtggaatgtggttttagtatggtctgcctacttctctccaagcaaagaaatcgattccagattactaaacgtggtgatttaagactcatgttaagtgactttaaaccagacattgggaaactggtatcactgcatcaagcccatccatcacattaagaatttacagaatagtggggtactctaccctagttactaaatgtggtatctaatattcttgctaaatggctatcagactttgaaaagatgatatcactggatcaagttcatcaattatgtttaattgaataaactaaaaaaatgtaattggattttgaataaatattcaattaattgttactgttttgaattttactgttattatcttccttagcgggtcattgaaaaccgctatttgaaaaataatttttatagtgtagagtagggggcactgggcatgaatttgtggaaccaagggggcagttacctgaaaaagtttgggaaccacttaTTTAAGATAATGGTACACAatacagaaatatatataaatttaatacaaacacacacacactatacaagACTAATGTTTCACCATCCTATTCAAAGTAGAGAAGATGTGCTGTGCAAAGCCTCACTTACCCACATATACTCTGGATAATCAGACAATCGTTTTAGCCCTTCAACAACTGTGTCTTTATCTTCTTCCCATTTCCTTTTGCAGAAAACAATCTCCAGGAAGTACCATGTCCAGCCAATTAGGGGCACATACAACAGTTCTTTCTTAGCTAGAACTTTGGAACTCTAAAAGAAACACCATAAAACGTTGCCATAAAACCTACAACATATCATTTTCAAATAGTCCATTTTCAAACGTGTTCTGAGGTGGCCTAATGCATTTTCTGGAACCTACCGGTCATGTATTTATTCCACtcacatcccacctttcttccaaggagctcaaggaacatatatggttctcctcctccctgttttatcctaacaaccctgtgaagtagattaggctgagagacagtgagtgGTCCAAGGTTACCCAGTCAGCTCCATGACTAAGTGCTGATTTGTGCTCAGGTCCCCCCAGTTCTAGCTGGACACTCTAACCCAGAGTTACGCAACAGGGGCTctctagctgttttggactacaactcccataagccccagccagcatggccaatggtcaggaattacaTGAGTTGTATCTGATTGTCTGActggcaccaagttgcctactcctgctctaaCTACTATACCACAATGGCTTtctaattttaacattttaaatgttttatttttgctgttaGCAGGAGGGACCTTTATGCAATAGGAACACTTTTAAACAAAAAGACAATTACCTTCGCCTtccaagtaaaaaagaaagaaaaagggggaaaaagcaccCCATCCTACAAACTAAACCATTATGATGTCAAAGGCTATAGTAAGTTCAAGGCTACCACCACTCACCCCTAAAATCCCAAAGCGCTCCGTCATAGTCCAGCCACACAGAAAATCTATTTCAAAGTTGTGGTTCAGGATGATAATGACATGTTCTTTTCCAAACTTATTGATTGTGGCCTGGTCTGAGAATAAAGTGCATTCTGTACCAGACCACCATTCCAGCAACATCACTAACTCTAGATCACAGgaggaaagaaacaaaa contains:
- the AGPAT3 gene encoding 1-acyl-sn-glycerol-3-phosphate acyltransferase gamma gives rise to the protein MGLIAFLKTQFIVHLLIGFVFVVSGFIINFIQLCTLILWPISKQFYRRVNCRLSYSLWSQLVMLLEWWSGTECTLFSDQATINKFGKEHVIIILNHNFEIDFLCGWTMTERFGILGSSKVLAKKELLYVPLIGWTWYFLEIVFCKRKWEEDKDTVVEGLKRLSDYPEYMWFLLYCEGTRFTETKHRISMEVAEAKGLPPLKYHLLPRTKGFTTAVQCLRGTVSAVYDVTLNFRGNKNPSLLGILYGKKYEADMCVRRFPLEDIPLDEKEAAKWLHRLYQEKDALQEKYNQDGIFPGEQIKPPRRPWTLLNFLFWATILLSPLFKFGFGIFASGSPLLILAFLGFVGAASFGVRRLIGVTEIEKGSSYGNQEIKKKK